GATACCTGGAAGGCCCTCATTGAGCTGAAGAAGCGCGGCCGGGTCAGGTCCATCGGTGTTTCTAACTTCACGGTTGAGGGACTGCAGCGCATCATCGATGAAACCGGGGTTGTTCCGGCCATCAACCAGGTGGAACTTCACCCGTTCTTCAACCAGGCCGAACTGCGCGCGTTCAACGCCTCCAAGGGCATCCTGACGCAGGCTTGGTCGCCGCTTGGCCAAGGTGGGGAATTGTTGGAGAACGCCACAATGGCCCAAATCGCAGCCAAGCATGACGCCACCCCGGCCCAGGTAGTCATAGCTTGGCACCTGGCCATCGGCAACGTCGTGATCCCCAAGTCCGTTACGGAGTCCCGTATCCCGGAGAACTTCGCCGCCTTGGACGTCAAACTGAACGAGGCCGACGTCGAGGCAATCAATGGCTTGGACCGCGGTGCCGAAGGCCGCA
This genomic stretch from Micrococcaceae bacterium Sec5.1 harbors:
- a CDS encoding aldo/keto reductase; protein product: MTSSPTLTFNDGNTIPQLGYGVWQVEDDVAEKVVRQAFEAGFRHIDTAKIYGNESGVGRAIASSGLSAEEIFITTKLWNADQGYESTLAAFQESMDRLGLETLDLYLIHWQQPKQDKFVDTWKALIELKKRGRVRSIGVSNFTVEGLQRIIDETGVVPAINQVELHPFFNQAELRAFNASKGILTQAWSPLGQGGELLENATMAQIAAKHDATPAQVVIAWHLAIGNVVIPKSVTESRIPENFAALDVKLNEADVEAINGLDRGAEGRIGPDPAVSDFA